CAGCATCGCTATTTGTCCAAAATAAGCGAGGAGAAGAACAAAAAATTCTGACCACACCAAGAACAATCATCGAATGCGAATTAGAACCAAAAAAGGAAAAAATCCTTTATTGTTTGACCAGCGAAGCCAGAAAAAACCAAGCAGAAGCAATGATATTTCTGGCAGCAATTAATTTAGAAACGGCGGAAATAATTGACTTATTAGCCTTACCTTATCAAGGAGAAGCCCAAATTAGTATTTCCCCAGACGGAATCGGCTTACTCTTCGATCGCCTCGTTCCCGCAACTGAAGTAGATAACGAAACCTTAACCACCGAAGACGGAGTAGCGATCGCCACTGGGCGTTTGTGGCTGTTACCTTTACCAGAAACACTCGACAACGAAAATCTCCAGAATCTCGCCCCCCAAGAGTTAATTCCCGGTTTTCATCCCCATTGGTTGCCTTAAACAGGTGTAAAATTAAAGCGATCGCTCAAGGAGAATTTAGCAAAATGCCCCCAAAGTGGCCCCGTCAACCAACTCGCGAAGATCCCGAATATCGACGTTTAGATGACCGCATGAATTTTGCTGTCCATGTCGCCTTATTTGCCGCTTGTAATAGCGGATTGCTATTTTTTCACCAACTCCACGTTACGAATTGGGCTTGGGGCAAATGGATTACACTTGTATGGTCGATAATTTTATTAATCCATCTGATTTATATCTTTGGCATAGTAGATTATTCAACGAAATCCAATGGCTAATCCCACAACTCAAGAAATCGAAGCACTAGCTGCGGAAATTGGCGAAAATGTTTATATCGATGTAGCTAAGTGGCATTTATATTTAGCTGATGCTCATTTGCATACTCTTGTCGCCGAAAGAGTTTATCCTTTACTCACCCAAGATTCGGCGATTAACGAAGACGCAGTTCTACAAATTTTGCGCGATATTCCGGTTAAATTAGGTGGAGGTAAAAAGGAACTACCCTTAGTTGAATTACTTCCCATGCAATCCCAAGTTAATTTAATCGATTTGCTCGAAGAATATCAACGAAAAATGTAGTTATTATTTTTCTCTCCCTACCCTATCTTTTGACTTCTGGTGGTAAACATTCACAATTAAGGATGGGGTAGGGTAGAAAAACTCAAGAAATTAATTATTTACGAAATCGGATGGATAAGACTTTTTTGATATGACCATCCCGCCGTTTGATGAATTGGGCAATCTTCCTCCAGGTATTCATTATTGCACCTGGGACGAATTGGTAGCAAGATACGATCTTACCTTACAGCGATCGCGCCTGATAGATGGACTCAAACGAGCAATTAAGCATCTTCAAGCAGCAGGGTGTCGAACTATCTATATTAATGGTAGTTTTGTTAGCGATAAACTGAATCCAAATGACTTTGATGCTTGCTGGGATGCTGAAGGGGTAGATATGGATTATCTCAAAATTCATGCTCCTAGTTTGCTTGATTTTTCTAATAAACGAGCAGCACAAAAAGCTCAATATAGAGGAGAACTTTTTCCCTCTGAATTACTCGCTGACGATAGTGGATTAAGTTTTTTAGAACTTTTTCAATTTGATAAAAAACAAAACCGCAAAGGTCTAATTGCCATAGATTTATTAAGGTGGGAATGATGATTTTAAATGACTTGGAATATCAAACCACGAAGGAACGTATAGCAGGATTTCAACGAGCATTGACAGAGTTAAATACGCCCGATAATAAGTTGAAAAAGACTAATCCCGTACTTTGGCAACTTAATGTAGATGGAGTACAAAGTTTGTTGGCTGATTTTAGTGAACAAATACAAGAATATGAAGCCTTAATTTCTAGAAAGCAACATGAACCTCTTGTTTTTGAAATTGATTCCCTTGCACAACTTCCCCAAATTTTAATTAAAGCTCGTCTTGCAGCGAAAATTAGTCAGTCTGAATTAGCTAATCGACTGGGAATAGAAGCAAGTCTTCTTCAACGATATGAAGATCGAGAATATGAATCAGCAACGTTGACACAATTACTCGAAATTAGTCAAATTTTGGGCATTTCCATCCTCCAAAAAGTAACTCTAGAAGTTACTACACCAGCAGTTAGTTAATCTGATGAATGAAGGCGTACAGTTGTACATCCTAATTATGATAAAGGGTTAGATACTCTTTGAAAACAGAAGACACGGTAAAGGACTGGCGATCGCTTTCTTCTTGAGTTAACAGAAAACGTTTGTTTAATGACTGTAAGCCATTAATGAGATCGTTTGATGATAACGATAACGATTGTCTGATATTTTCTCTAGATATAGACTGTTCCTGAGAAACTACCCATAATAAAATTTTCTTTTCTACATCGGATAACCTAAGCCAAACTATATCCAATAGAGATTTAATGTCTTCAGTTAATATTACAGAGTTCTCTTGAGTAAATTCGTCTACTTTGCCTTCAAAAATATCCTTAATTAAAGTGCTGATATACTGTAAATATTTCGGATTACCTTCATACAAACTAATTAACTGTGACCAACTCTCCTCCCTATTTAAGCCACGATCGCGTAAAATCAATTTAGCTGAATCA
The Oscillatoria salina IIICB1 genome window above contains:
- a CDS encoding 2TM domain-containing protein, whose product is MPPKWPRQPTREDPEYRRLDDRMNFAVHVALFAACNSGLLFFHQLHVTNWAWGKWITLVWSIILLIHLIYIFGIVDYSTKSNG
- a CDS encoding DUF3181 family protein, with amino-acid sequence MANPTTQEIEALAAEIGENVYIDVAKWHLYLADAHLHTLVAERVYPLLTQDSAINEDAVLQILRDIPVKLGGGKKELPLVELLPMQSQVNLIDLLEEYQRKM
- a CDS encoding DUF6932 family protein; its protein translation is MTIPPFDELGNLPPGIHYCTWDELVARYDLTLQRSRLIDGLKRAIKHLQAAGCRTIYINGSFVSDKLNPNDFDACWDAEGVDMDYLKIHAPSLLDFSNKRAAQKAQYRGELFPSELLADDSGLSFLELFQFDKKQNRKGLIAIDLLRWE
- a CDS encoding helix-turn-helix domain-containing protein is translated as MMILNDLEYQTTKERIAGFQRALTELNTPDNKLKKTNPVLWQLNVDGVQSLLADFSEQIQEYEALISRKQHEPLVFEIDSLAQLPQILIKARLAAKISQSELANRLGIEASLLQRYEDREYESATLTQLLEISQILGISILQKVTLEVTTPAVS